From Spiroplasma monobiae MQ-1, a single genomic window includes:
- a CDS encoding PTS transporter subunit EIIC translates to METKQFKGFDVSWYTKNKLKSFLKKLGSSFGFVIVLMPLFGIIYSIGNAFQVKVMQDIGKILFANIGIWFALAIIIGFTSNKGSAVLAGVISYLVFNVFIASFISDGDKTYFNIWFWKKLQSSAYLSDLFFGGIKTFNSGVLGGILIGTYVTLIFNRFKDTNLPKGLEFFAKERFAIILSIICSIGFASIFIIIWPLIGYALIFLGNGVAKSPIGIDSFIFRIVQRMLIPFGSSLLWQSPMWYSQVGGSLIEYQQDLLIQYLLRTQSDQLSAEQVINLIGLAKVTGQENITENILKVLGSEFDRNIIDNWFKNTTDIFSATGDQLIWSAIVGNSYITADDCWNVGFRVSRFISGGYVNSIFVLPTLSFTMLFLTPKGERRSKMGMYITAALSAMLIGVTEPVEYLFCYSMPLFYFVIYCPFNGIIAAITSLSKVKIGTSFSTGIFDLTLSGVIPTIKGSDTKIYLIPVIGVISSITIFTIAFFWFRFFERKEKAMNIAAINLRDSLHLLIDELGGIKNINKFDLIENNLKISFKRNPEASKLLNNFDLIKKTEGEFNLAIRDDKLELLNLTKEVILYKQKKD, encoded by the coding sequence ATGGAAACAAAACAATTTAAAGGGTTTGATGTATCTTGATACACTAAAAATAAATTAAAAAGTTTTCTTAAAAAATTAGGATCAAGTTTTGGTTTTGTAATAGTTTTAATGCCGCTATTTGGAATAATTTATTCAATAGGGAATGCATTTCAAGTCAAAGTAATGCAAGATATTGGTAAAATACTCTTTGCAAATATTGGTATTTGATTCGCATTGGCTATAATAATTGGTTTCACTTCAAATAAGGGATCAGCTGTTTTAGCTGGAGTAATTTCATATTTAGTTTTTAATGTTTTTATAGCTTCTTTTATCTCTGATGGAGATAAAACATATTTTAATATTTGATTTTGAAAAAAATTACAAAGCTCAGCGTATTTAAGTGATTTATTTTTTGGTGGAATAAAAACTTTTAATTCTGGGGTTTTGGGTGGTATTTTAATAGGGACTTATGTAACATTAATATTTAATAGATTTAAAGATACAAATTTGCCAAAAGGTTTAGAGTTCTTTGCAAAAGAAAGATTTGCAATAATTTTAAGCATTATTTGTTCAATTGGTTTTGCATCAATTTTTATAATAATTTGACCTCTAATAGGTTATGCATTGATTTTTTTGGGAAATGGTGTTGCAAAATCACCAATAGGTATAGATTCATTTATTTTTAGAATAGTACAAAGAATGTTGATTCCTTTTGGTTCTAGTTTGCTATGGCAATCTCCTATGTGATATTCACAAGTTGGAGGGAGTTTAATAGAATATCAACAAGACTTATTAATTCAATATTTACTAAGAACACAAAGTGATCAATTAAGTGCTGAACAAGTAATTAATTTAATTGGTTTAGCTAAAGTTACTGGGCAAGAAAATATTACAGAGAATATTTTAAAAGTATTAGGTTCTGAATTTGACAGAAATATAATAGATAATTGATTTAAAAATACTACAGATATATTCTCAGCAACAGGAGATCAACTTATTTGAAGTGCAATTGTTGGAAATTCTTACATTACAGCTGATGATTGTTGAAATGTTGGTTTCAGAGTAAGTAGATTTATTTCTGGAGGGTATGTTAACTCGATTTTTGTACTACCAACACTAAGTTTTACAATGTTATTTTTAACTCCAAAAGGTGAGAGAAGAAGTAAAATGGGTATGTATATAACGGCAGCACTAAGTGCAATGTTAATAGGAGTAACTGAACCAGTTGAATATTTATTTTGTTATTCAATGCCATTATTTTATTTTGTGATATATTGTCCTTTTAATGGAATTATTGCAGCAATAACTTCATTGAGTAAAGTAAAAATAGGAACATCATTTTCTACTGGTATTTTTGATCTTACTTTAAGTGGTGTAATACCAACAATAAAAGGTTCTGATACAAAGATATATTTAATTCCAGTAATTGGTGTAATCTCTTCAATTACAATATTTACAATAGCTTTCTTTTGATTTAGATTTTTTGAAAGAAAAGAAAAAGCAATGAATATAGCAGCTATAAATTTAAGAGACTCATTGCACTTATTGATTGATGAACTTGGAGGTATTAAGAATATTAATAAATTTGATTTAATAGAAAATAATTTAAAGATATCATTTAAAAGAAATCCTGAAGCATCTAAATTACTTAATAATTTTGATTTAATCAAAAAAACAGAAGGGGAGTTCAATCTTGCAATAAGAGATGATAAATTAGAATTATTAAATTTAACAAAAGAAGTTATTCTATACAAACAAAAAAAGGATTAA